One Phaseolus vulgaris cultivar G19833 chromosome 2, P. vulgaris v2.0, whole genome shotgun sequence DNA window includes the following coding sequences:
- the LOC137810864 gene encoding uncharacterized protein isoform X3 — MARSSMDEISNSGAFVRSASTFRNWISRDPNSQFPPESGRYHLYVSYACPWASRCLAYLNIKGLNKAISFSAVKPIFERTKESDEYKGWVFPDSETEVPGAEPDRLNGAKSIRELYEIASANYTGKYTVPVLWDKKLKTIVNNESSEIIRMLNTEFNNIAENPSFDLYPADLKALIDETNEWVYDSINNGVYKCGFAKKQEPHNEAARQLFGALDKCENILSKQRYICGNTLTEADIRLFVTLIRFDEVYAVHFKCNKKLLHEYPNLFNYTKDIFQIPGISSTVNMEHIKLHYYGSHPSINPFGIVPVGPNIDFSAPHDRERFSA; from the exons ATGGCACGATCTTCAATGGATGAGATATCAAACTCTGGAGCATTTGTGAGATCTGCTTCCACTTTCAGAAACTGGATTTCAAGGGACCCGAATTCGCAATTTCCACCAGAATCAGGGAGGTATCATCTCTATGTATCATATGCTTGCCCTTGGGCTTCCAGGTGCCTTGCTTACTTGAATATCAAAGGACTTAACAAAGCCATCAGTTTCTCG GCAGTCAAACCCATCTTTGAGAGAACTAAAGAATCAGATGAGTATAAGGGGTGGGTTTTTCCTGATTCAGAAACAGAGGTGCCTGGAGCTGAACCTGATAGGTTGAATGGAGCAAAGAGTATTAGGGAGCTTTATGAAATTGCAAGTGCAAACTACACTGGAAAGTACACTGTTCCT GTGTTGTGGGATAAGAAACTCAAGACAATTGTTAACAACGAGAGCTCAGAGATAATCCGCATGTTAAATACTGAATTCAACAATATTGCAGAAAACCCCTCCTTTGACTTGTATCCCGCTGATTTAAAAGCCCTAATTGATGAAACTAATGAGTGGGTATACGATAGTATAAATAATGGTGTTTATAAGTGTGGTTTTGCTAAGAAGCAAGAACCACACAATGAG GCTGCAAGACAATTGTTTGGAGCTTTGGACAAATGTGAGAATATATTAAGCAAGCAACGCTATATATGTGGCAACACACTCACTGAAGCAGACATTCGCTTGTTTGTCACTCTTATCAGATTTGATGAG GTTTATGCAGTTCATTTCAAGTGCAACAAGAAGCTGCTGCACGAATATCCAAATCTTTTTAATTACACTAAAGACATTTTCCAAATTCCTGGCATTAGTAGCACAGTGAACATGGAACATATAAAGTTGCATTACTATGGAAGCCATCCTTCTATCAATCCATTTGGTATTGTTCCCGTTGGACCAAATATTGATTTTTCTGCTCCTCATGACAGAGAAAGGTTTTCCGCATAG
- the LOC137810864 gene encoding uncharacterized protein isoform X1, which produces MSSVQGCFGPKHLVGMARSSMDEISNSGAFVRSASTFRNWISRDPNSQFPPESGRYHLYVSYACPWASRCLAYLNIKGLNKAISFSAVKPIFERTKESDEYKGWVFPDSETEVPGAEPDRLNGAKSIRELYEIASANYTGKYTVPVLWDKKLKTIVNNESSEIIRMLNTEFNNIAENPSFDLYPADLKALIDETNEWVYDSINNGVYKCGFAKKQEPHNEAARQLFGALDKCENILSKQRYICGNTLTEADIRLFVTLIRFDEVYAVHFKCNKKLLHEYPNLFNYTKDIFQIPGISSTVNMEHIKLHYYGSHPSINPFGIVPVGPNIDFSAPHDRERFSA; this is translated from the exons ATGTCCAGCGTGCAAGGTTGCTTCGGACCAAag CATCTAGTTGGGATGGCACGATCTTCAATGGATGAGATATCAAACTCTGGAGCATTTGTGAGATCTGCTTCCACTTTCAGAAACTGGATTTCAAGGGACCCGAATTCGCAATTTCCACCAGAATCAGGGAGGTATCATCTCTATGTATCATATGCTTGCCCTTGGGCTTCCAGGTGCCTTGCTTACTTGAATATCAAAGGACTTAACAAAGCCATCAGTTTCTCG GCAGTCAAACCCATCTTTGAGAGAACTAAAGAATCAGATGAGTATAAGGGGTGGGTTTTTCCTGATTCAGAAACAGAGGTGCCTGGAGCTGAACCTGATAGGTTGAATGGAGCAAAGAGTATTAGGGAGCTTTATGAAATTGCAAGTGCAAACTACACTGGAAAGTACACTGTTCCT GTGTTGTGGGATAAGAAACTCAAGACAATTGTTAACAACGAGAGCTCAGAGATAATCCGCATGTTAAATACTGAATTCAACAATATTGCAGAAAACCCCTCCTTTGACTTGTATCCCGCTGATTTAAAAGCCCTAATTGATGAAACTAATGAGTGGGTATACGATAGTATAAATAATGGTGTTTATAAGTGTGGTTTTGCTAAGAAGCAAGAACCACACAATGAG GCTGCAAGACAATTGTTTGGAGCTTTGGACAAATGTGAGAATATATTAAGCAAGCAACGCTATATATGTGGCAACACACTCACTGAAGCAGACATTCGCTTGTTTGTCACTCTTATCAGATTTGATGAG GTTTATGCAGTTCATTTCAAGTGCAACAAGAAGCTGCTGCACGAATATCCAAATCTTTTTAATTACACTAAAGACATTTTCCAAATTCCTGGCATTAGTAGCACAGTGAACATGGAACATATAAAGTTGCATTACTATGGAAGCCATCCTTCTATCAATCCATTTGGTATTGTTCCCGTTGGACCAAATATTGATTTTTCTGCTCCTCATGACAGAGAAAGGTTTTCCGCATAG
- the LOC137810864 gene encoding uncharacterized protein isoform X2: MVGIIHLVGMARSSMDEISNSGAFVRSASTFRNWISRDPNSQFPPESGRYHLYVSYACPWASRCLAYLNIKGLNKAISFSAVKPIFERTKESDEYKGWVFPDSETEVPGAEPDRLNGAKSIRELYEIASANYTGKYTVPVLWDKKLKTIVNNESSEIIRMLNTEFNNIAENPSFDLYPADLKALIDETNEWVYDSINNGVYKCGFAKKQEPHNEAARQLFGALDKCENILSKQRYICGNTLTEADIRLFVTLIRFDEVYAVHFKCNKKLLHEYPNLFNYTKDIFQIPGISSTVNMEHIKLHYYGSHPSINPFGIVPVGPNIDFSAPHDRERFSA; the protein is encoded by the exons ATGGTGGGAATTATT CATCTAGTTGGGATGGCACGATCTTCAATGGATGAGATATCAAACTCTGGAGCATTTGTGAGATCTGCTTCCACTTTCAGAAACTGGATTTCAAGGGACCCGAATTCGCAATTTCCACCAGAATCAGGGAGGTATCATCTCTATGTATCATATGCTTGCCCTTGGGCTTCCAGGTGCCTTGCTTACTTGAATATCAAAGGACTTAACAAAGCCATCAGTTTCTCG GCAGTCAAACCCATCTTTGAGAGAACTAAAGAATCAGATGAGTATAAGGGGTGGGTTTTTCCTGATTCAGAAACAGAGGTGCCTGGAGCTGAACCTGATAGGTTGAATGGAGCAAAGAGTATTAGGGAGCTTTATGAAATTGCAAGTGCAAACTACACTGGAAAGTACACTGTTCCT GTGTTGTGGGATAAGAAACTCAAGACAATTGTTAACAACGAGAGCTCAGAGATAATCCGCATGTTAAATACTGAATTCAACAATATTGCAGAAAACCCCTCCTTTGACTTGTATCCCGCTGATTTAAAAGCCCTAATTGATGAAACTAATGAGTGGGTATACGATAGTATAAATAATGGTGTTTATAAGTGTGGTTTTGCTAAGAAGCAAGAACCACACAATGAG GCTGCAAGACAATTGTTTGGAGCTTTGGACAAATGTGAGAATATATTAAGCAAGCAACGCTATATATGTGGCAACACACTCACTGAAGCAGACATTCGCTTGTTTGTCACTCTTATCAGATTTGATGAG GTTTATGCAGTTCATTTCAAGTGCAACAAGAAGCTGCTGCACGAATATCCAAATCTTTTTAATTACACTAAAGACATTTTCCAAATTCCTGGCATTAGTAGCACAGTGAACATGGAACATATAAAGTTGCATTACTATGGAAGCCATCCTTCTATCAATCCATTTGGTATTGTTCCCGTTGGACCAAATATTGATTTTTCTGCTCCTCATGACAGAGAAAGGTTTTCCGCATAG